One window of Scheffersomyces stipitis CBS 6054 chromosome 1, whole genome shotgun sequence genomic DNA carries:
- a CDS encoding mitochondrial 54S ribosomal protein MRPL51, with product MPVKAIAKTSIARNGIGAFVLPCHKISVQYCNWGGSSSGLRQLLKSGKMDSIASQKSGVVFDVVKRVGHPKLIFHYNNSQKQEVDIANLEASQIVEKLNEYSQRSGAPLFKFNHKVLSNNDSVRGIWSPMHAPKSHRHKI from the coding sequence ATGCCTGTGAAAGCCATAGCCAAGACGTCGATTGCCCGCAATGGTATTGGTGCATTTGTTCTTCCCTGCCACAAGATTTCTGTACAATACTGTAACTGGGGAGGTTCCTCTTCTGGCTTGAGACAACTCTTGAAGTCAGGAAAGATGGATTCGATAGCGTCCCAGAAGTCTGGCGTCGTTTTTGATGTAGTAAAGAGAGTCGGACATCCAAAGTTGATCTTCCACTACAATAACAGCCAGaagcaagaagttgatattgCTAATTTGGAAGCTAGTCAGATTGTagaaaagttgaatgaGTACAGCCAGAGATCAGGTGCTccattgttcaagttcaaccaCAAGGTTTTGTCTAACAACGACTCGGTCAGAGGTATCTGGTCGCCTATGCATGCTCCTAAGAGCCACAGACACAAGATCTAA
- the MUP1.1 gene encoding high affinity methionine permease — MGLTDFYKTNSTNEKHNEQPGSASLTSASDNEAAVIQIDQNKKEIGYVSATFLMLNRMLGAGVFSTGSTIFALSGSVGTALMMWFAGTIIALSGLLVYMELGSALPRNGGEKNYLEYLFKKPKFLVTAMYASYVFFLGWAAGNSIVVGEYILNAAGKEVTQWNSRGIGIAVITFAFLINAINVKAGLFLANSLGVFKVFIVLFITVTGWVALGGGIKTNNFHPTGNFHNAFSGETPTAFGIVNALYNVIWSYVGYSNANYALGEIKNPVKVLRVAAPTAFIFLGIIYMFVNIAYFAVVPKEEIAGSGRILAASFFKFAFGDSAEKAASVFVALSAWANVMSVIFSQGRIVQQLGREGALPFSRFFATSRPFSTPFVGLMEHWIVCIITIVAPPPGDAYNFVLNLISYPLNVVNTVLAGGLLYVYYQRYRGLTEWNPPIKATLPVVAFFFLASLYLIVAPYIPPVKGQTVYNSLPYWIHAVVTWGVFGIGLVYWIVWAKILPKIGNYTLVSKEIIGEDGFWRNKIYKIANDGSNREEIENDGNDSSDTKGIN; from the coding sequence ATGGGTCTCACTGACTTCTACAAAACAAACTCGACTAACGAGAAGCACAATGAGCAGCCAGGCTCGGCCAGTTTAACTTCGGCCTCTGATAACGAAGCTGCCGTCATCCAAATTGATCaaaacaagaaggaaattGGTTATGTTTCGGCCACCTTTTTGATGCTTAACAGAATGTTGGGTGCCGGTGTGTTTTCCACTGGTTCCACTATTTTCGCCCtttctggatctgttgGAACTGCCTTGATGATGTGGTTCGCAGGTACTATCATTGCACTTTCCGGTTTGTTGGTGTATATGGAATTGGGATCTGCCTTGCCTAGAAACGGTGGTGAAAAGAACTATTTAGAatacttgttcaagaagccTAAATTCTTGGTCACTGCCATGTACGCTTCCtatgttttcttcttgggttGGGCTGCTGGTAACTCTATTGTCGTCGGTGAATATATTTTGAACGCCGCAGGCAAGGAAGTTACTCAATGGAACTCCAGAGGTATTGGTATTGCTGTCATTACCTTTGCCTTCTTAATCAATGCCATCAATGTTAAGGCTGGTTTgttcttggccaactccTTAGGTGTCTTCAAGGTGTTCATTGTGTTGTTCATCACAGTCACAGGTTGGGTTGCCCTTGGTGGTGGTATCAAGACTAACAACTTCCACCCTACTGGAAACTTCCACAATGCTTTCTCTGGTGAAACCCCTACTGCTTTCGGTATTGTTAATGCTTTGTACAATGTCATTTGGTCGTATGTGGGTTACTCCAATGCTAACTATGCTTTGGGTGAAATCAAGAACCCTGTCAAAGTCTTGAGAGTCGCTGCTCCAACCGCTTTTATCTTCTTGGGTATTATCTATATGTTTGTTAACATTGCTTACTTTGCTGTTGTTccaaaggaagaaatcgcTGGTTCCGGTAGAATTTTAGCTGcctccttcttcaagttcgCTTTTGGTGACTCTGCTGAAAAGGCTGCCTCTGTATTTGTCGCTTTGTCTGCCTGGGCCAACGTCATGTCTGTCATTTTCTCCCAGGGTagaattgttcaacaattggGTCGTGAAGGTGCCTTGCCATTCTCGAGATTCTTTGCTACTTCCAGACCTTTCAGCACTCCATTTGTTGGTTTGATGGAACATTGGATTGTCTGTATCATCACCATTGTTGCTCCACCTCCAGGTGATGCTTACAACTTtgtgttgaacttgatttcttACCCATTGAACGTTGTCAACACTGTTCTTGCCGGTGGATTGCTCTATGTCTATTACCAAAGATACAGAGGTTTGACCGAATGGAACCCTCCTATTAAGGCCACTTTGCCTGTTGtcgctttcttcttcttagcTTCCTTGTACTTGATTGTTGCTCCTTACATTCCTCCAGTGAAGGGACAAACTGTCTACAATTCTTTGCCATACTGGATCCATGCCGTTGTCACTTGGGGTGTCTTTGGTATCGGTTTAGTTTACTGGATTGTCTGGGCCAAGATCCTTCCAAAAATCGGTAACTACACCTTGGTTTCAAAGGAAATCATTGGTGAAGACGGTTTCTGGAGAAAcaaaatctacaagatcGCAAATGATGGTTCCAATAGggaagaaatcgaaaatGATGGTAACGACAGTTCCGATACTAAGGGCATAAATTAG
- the TCD4 gene encoding Fe(II)-dependent sulfonate/alpha-ketoglutarate dioxygenase-like protein, with product MSSTATYGNFDTHFFAGQDEIGEDGILTINKRNREQSHYPEFLPTWDPSQKYPPLKFFKHEDPGKRADPSFPNLFAKDHEQIVKKVTPKLGSEVRGVQLSQLDSAGKDELALFVAQRGVVIFRDQDFAAKGPAFAVEYGKHFGRLHIHPTSGAPRNHPELHITYRRADPGEFERVFSNSTNAVQYHTDVSYELQPAGITFFSVLEGPESGGDTIFADSVEAYNRLSPAFQKRLAGLHVLHTSEDQASNSRGQGGIERRKPVSNIHPLVRIHPVTGAKSLFVNRSFARRIVELKEEESESLLKFLYDHIEQSHDLQLRANWEPNTVVIWDNRRVHHSAIIDWETAVSRHAFRITPQAERPVEDLKDLNKEEYDVGDVAEALKAVLH from the coding sequence ATGTCTTCAACTGCAACTTACGGAAACTTCGACACCCATTTCTTTGCTGGCCAAGACGAAATTGGGGAAGACGGAATTTTGACcatcaacaagagaaacagAGAGCAATCTCATTACCCTGAATTCTTGCCTACTTGGGATCCCAGCCAGAAGTACCCACCtttgaagtttttcaaGCATGAAGATCCTGGAAAGAGAGCCGATCCATCTTTCCCCAATCTATTTGCCAAAGATCACGAACAAATCGTCAAGAAAGTCACTCCCAAGTTGGGATCCGAAGTTAGGGGAGTTCAATTGTCTCAATTGGACTCAGCTGGTAAAGACGAGTTGGCTCTTTTTGTGGCACAAAGAGGAGTGGTAATCTTCCGCGACCAggatttcgcagccaaagGTCCAGCTTTCGCAGTTGAATATGGTAAACACTTCGGAAGATTGCACATCCACCCAACATCTGGTGCTCCAAGAAACCACCCAGAGTTGCACATCACCTACAGAAGAGCTGATCCCGGCGAATTCGAGAGAGTTTTCTCCAATAGCACTAATGCTGTTCAGTACCATACTGATGTATCCTACGAGTTGCAACCAGCAGGGATCACTTTTTTCTCAGTATTGGAAGGGCCGGAATCCGGTGGTGACACCATCTTCGCCGATTCAGTCGAAGCATACAACAGATTATCTCCAGCTTTCCAGAAGAGGTTGGCCGGCTTACATGTGTTGCATACTTCCGAAGACCAAGCTTCTAACTCTAGAGGCCAAGGtggaattgaaagaagaaagccaGTTTCAAACATCCATCCATTGGTCAGAATTCATCCAGTTACCGGTGCAAAGAGTTTGTTTGTCAATAGATCATTTGCTAGAAGAATCGTTGagttgaaagaagaagaatccGAGTCTTTGCTTAAATTCTTGTACGACCACATTGAGCAATCCCATGACTTGCAATTGAGAGCCAATTGGGAACCAAACACAGTGGTTATCTGGGACAATAGAAGGGTGCACCACTCAGCCATCATCGACTGGGAAACTGCAGTTTCTAGACATGCCTTCAGAATCACTCCACAAGCCGAAAGACCTgtggaagacttgaaggacTTGAATAAAGAAGAGTACGACGTTGGTGATGTTGCTGAAGCTTTGAAAGCTGTTTTACATTAG
- a CDS encoding predicted protein: protein MERANYREYQQVLNISVKPKSVRMASSKRISKPAKKEASAPVKRRTKTGCLTCRKRKKKCDEDKVNGKCQGCTRNFLECCWPDSAASSDSCDSSPEPVVLPKSFMLPQIITASPSTSHFIDVRKDAKSTKCSISSLIEPVKIEPKTEIKTEQPAVVNPYPSPSQSPVADIKQEVADISYIALPPLLNLSYKSKDSNIRGIKQEFKEFKEFKQEFKQEVQIKKEEEVIGAAPSTPPTSLQAKFVITSFNVNNDLCQI from the coding sequence ATGGAAAGAGCCAACTACAGAGAATACCAACAGGTATTGAACATCTCGGTGAAGCCGAAAAGCGTGAGGATGGCCTCTAGCAAAAGAATTTCTAAGCCGGCCAAGAAAGAAGCTTCCGCTCCagtgaaaagaagaacgaaAACAGGCTGTTTGACCTGCCgtaagagaaagaagaagtgcGACGAAGACAAAGTCAACGGAAAATGCCAGGGGTGCACACGTAACTTTTTGGAGTGCTGTTGGCCAGACTCTGCTGcctcttctgattcttgTGATTCTTCACCAGAACCGGTTGTCTTGCCTAAATCTTTCATGCTTCCACAAATCATCACAGCTTCGCCTTCTACATCGCATTTCATCGATGTAAGAAAAGATGCCAAGTCGACCAAATGCTCTATCAGCTCCTTGATTGAACCGGTCAAAATAGAACCCAAGACCGAAATCAAGACAGAGCAGCCTGCTGTCGTCAACCCATACCCATCTCCTTCACAATCTCCAGTCGCCGATATCAAACAGGAGGTCGCCGATATCAGCTACATCGCACTTCCACCATTGCTCAACCTCAGCTACAAATCGAAGGACAGCAACATCAGAGGCATTAAGCAAGAATTTAAGGAATTCAAAGAGTTCAAGCAAGAGTTCAAACAAGAAGTCCAAAtcaaaaaggaagaagaggtcATCGGCGCAGCTCCATCTACTCCTCCTACATCTCTCCAGGCCAAGTTCGTCATCACGTCGTTCAACGTTAACAACGACTTGTGCCAAATCTAA